The Nocardioides zeae genome includes the window TGGCCGCCGACGGGCGGCGGCCCCGAGCGAGGAGTCGCCATGGCGGTCGAGGTCGTCGAGAACGAGCAGGAGAAGCGGTACGAGGCACGCGTCGACGGGGCGCTCGCCGGCTTCGCGGTCTACATCCCCGCCGACGGCATGCGCGTCATCACCCACACCGAGGTGGACCCGGCCCACGAGGGCCAGGGAGTCGGCTCGGCCCTGGCCCGCTTCGCCCTCGACGACATCCGCGCCCGGGGCACGAAGGTCATGCCGCTCTGCCCGTTCGTGCTGGGCTGGATGCAGCGCCACCCCGACTACGCCGACCTCGCCTTCAACGCCCCGGCCAGCCGGGTCACCGACTGAGCCGCGCGGCCGCACCATGAGCGACTGCTACCTCGACAAGGCCGAACCTGCGGCGTACGCCGCCCTCGGCTCCACGGCCGCCGCCGTCACCGAGGCCGCGAAGCGGGTCGGGCTCGACCGCCGGCTGGTCGAGCTCGTCAACCTCCGGGTCTCGCAGATCAACGGCTGCGCCTTCTGCCTCGACCTGCACCACCGCCGTGCGCTGGCGGCGGGGGAGGAGCCGCGACGGCTCGCGGTGCTCGTGGCGTGGCGCGATACCTCCCTGTTCTCGGAGGCGGAGCAGGCCGCGCTCGTGCTCGCCGAGTCGATCACCCGCCTGCCGTCCCACGACGAGCGCTGCCGCGCCGAGGCGCGGGCCCGACGGGTGCTCGGCGACGAGGCGTACTCCGTCGTCGCCTGGATCGCCGTCACCATCAACGCCTTCAACCGGCTGTCGATGACGAGCCACCACCCGGTGGGCTGAGCCCCCCCCGAACGCCGACCGGGTCGTGGTGGGAGACCGACGGAATCCGTAGGTCTCGCACCACGACCCGGTCGTGGGGGAGGGAGTACGCCGCGGGTCAGCCCGCAGCGACGTCGATCGGCTGGCCGTCCTTGGGACGGCCGAGCGGCTTGCCGACGACGATGACGTTGTTCTCGTAGTACTCGCCGTTCCAGTCCGCGCAGGTGATGAGCACCAGCGCGCCGTCGCCGTGGTCCTGGCCGAAGAGCTCCTCGGCCTTCTCGGTGACGTCCTCCCGGCTGTAGTAGCGCGGGGAGGTGGTGAGCTCGTAGCGCATCCGGCCCTGGTCGCTCACCACGTCGACCAGGTCACCCTGCTCGAGCTGGCCGACGCTGTTCATGGCGCCGCCCCCGGTGTGGACCGTGTGGCCGGTGATGACCGTCTGACCCTGGGTGGCGCCCGGCTTCGCGCTCAGGTTCCACCAGCCGACCAGCTCGGCGTCGCGGGGCGGGTCGAGCACCCCGTCGGCGACGCTGATCGGGATGATCGGCGCCGAGACGTCGATCCGCGGCACCTCCAGCCGGATGGGCGCGGCCGGGTCGATCGAGACGAACTCCGACGACGTCGTGCCGTCGTCCGCCTCGCCACCCGGCCACGCCACACCCCAGCCGATCATGCCGACGCTCATCACGAGGAGCACCGTGGTCAGGGCCGAGAGGAGCGCGTCCCCCAGTCCGGGCCGCTT containing:
- a CDS encoding GNAT family N-acetyltransferase gives rise to the protein MAVEVVENEQEKRYEARVDGALAGFAVYIPADGMRVITHTEVDPAHEGQGVGSALARFALDDIRARGTKVMPLCPFVLGWMQRHPDYADLAFNAPASRVTD
- a CDS encoding class F sortase, yielding MNESTTTKRPGLGDALLSALTTVLLVMSVGMIGWGVAWPGGEADDGTTSSEFVSIDPAAPIRLEVPRIDVSAPIIPISVADGVLDPPRDAELVGWWNLSAKPGATQGQTVITGHTVHTGGGAMNSVGQLEQGDLVDVVSDQGRMRYELTTSPRYYSREDVTEKAEELFGQDHGDGALVLITCADWNGEYYENNVIVVGKPLGRPKDGQPIDVAAG
- a CDS encoding carboxymuconolactone decarboxylase family protein; translation: MSDCYLDKAEPAAYAALGSTAAAVTEAAKRVGLDRRLVELVNLRVSQINGCAFCLDLHHRRALAAGEEPRRLAVLVAWRDTSLFSEAEQAALVLAESITRLPSHDERCRAEARARRVLGDEAYSVVAWIAVTINAFNRLSMTSHHPVG